A window of the bacterium genome harbors these coding sequences:
- a CDS encoding nucleotide sugar dehydrogenase, with product MEQTKKSIDSLILSYDQTLGQALALMNRQDPGVSELPGGIVLVVDETGKLVGIATDGDIRRALGRGATSDEPLKSVMNPQPFTVRGREEPAALFEQVVARMREGGWQKKHFEKIVVIDRDGRPIDIVWFHELWLAADVRAKRVAVIGLGYVGLTLALTFADLGFRVVGFDTNAELTALVRRKKAPFFEEGIEDLLTDHVGKRFSVLTSLDERSLADVYIIAVGTPLDREQRPQLAHLKDAANAVGRVLKRGDSVILRSTVPLGTTRDVVVPTLEKRSGLKAGEDFFVAFAPERTVEGQALSELRSLPQVVGGINRASTNAAAAIFNLMTDTVIIVDTLEEAEMVKLVNNTYRDVTFAFANEVSLICRRWGIDTQRVISAANTGYPRSMVPRPSPGVGGYCLEKDPFLYIASAHAREYTPLLARDARETNVAILTVVADEIRAFLRARRKARGRGALRVGVLGLAFKGEPPTSDMRGSPTLELVALLRKERGVTIVGYDPVVARPEIAALGIEVARTSAEVFRDADAVIVMTNHRALRSLPIRKLLALSRAGVLLFDPWALYQRDEVMKVVGVDYRML from the coding sequence ATGGAGCAGACGAAAAAATCTATAGATTCGCTTATACTATCCTACGACCAGACGCTCGGGCAGGCGCTTGCGCTGATGAATCGGCAGGATCCGGGAGTGTCGGAATTGCCCGGCGGGATTGTGCTGGTTGTTGATGAGACGGGTAAGCTCGTCGGTATTGCGACCGACGGTGACATCCGTCGGGCTCTCGGCCGCGGCGCGACCTCGGACGAGCCGCTTAAGAGCGTGATGAACCCGCAGCCGTTTACGGTACGGGGCCGGGAGGAACCGGCAGCACTCTTTGAGCAGGTGGTCGCGCGTATGAGAGAGGGAGGGTGGCAGAAGAAGCACTTTGAAAAAATAGTCGTTATTGATCGAGACGGGCGGCCGATAGATATCGTGTGGTTCCACGAGCTCTGGCTCGCTGCGGACGTCCGGGCAAAGCGTGTCGCTGTTATCGGCCTCGGCTACGTCGGTCTCACGCTCGCGCTTACGTTCGCTGATCTCGGCTTTCGCGTCGTGGGCTTTGACACGAACGCGGAACTCACGGCCCTCGTGCGACGTAAAAAAGCGCCGTTCTTTGAGGAAGGCATAGAGGATTTGCTTACTGATCATGTCGGCAAGCGATTCAGCGTGCTCACGAGCCTCGACGAGCGTAGTCTCGCAGATGTCTACATCATCGCAGTGGGGACACCGCTTGATAGAGAGCAGCGTCCGCAGCTCGCACACCTGAAGGATGCCGCGAACGCAGTCGGCCGCGTTCTCAAGCGCGGCGACAGCGTTATCCTCCGCTCTACCGTTCCGCTTGGCACGACGCGCGATGTTGTAGTGCCAACTCTTGAGAAGCGCTCCGGCCTTAAGGCAGGCGAGGATTTTTTTGTTGCGTTTGCGCCGGAGCGCACAGTAGAAGGCCAGGCGCTGTCCGAGCTCCGCTCTCTCCCGCAGGTCGTTGGTGGAATCAATCGAGCAAGCACGAACGCGGCTGCGGCGATTTTTAATCTCATGACCGATACGGTGATAATCGTAGACACACTTGAAGAGGCAGAGATGGTCAAGCTCGTTAATAATACCTACCGCGATGTTACGTTTGCGTTTGCAAACGAGGTATCGTTGATTTGTCGCAGATGGGGCATTGATACACAGCGGGTGATTTCTGCGGCAAACACTGGCTACCCGCGCTCGATGGTGCCGCGGCCATCCCCCGGCGTCGGCGGCTACTGCCTCGAGAAAGACCCGTTTCTCTATATCGCCTCCGCACACGCGCGCGAATATACTCCCCTGCTTGCTCGAGATGCGCGGGAGACGAACGTCGCGATTCTTACCGTCGTTGCGGACGAAATCCGCGCATTTCTCCGCGCGCGGCGGAAGGCGCGAGGCAGAGGAGCGCTCCGCGTCGGCGTTCTCGGCCTTGCATTCAAAGGCGAGCCGCCGACCTCAGACATGCGTGGATCGCCGACACTCGAGCTTGTCGCTCTCTTGCGAAAAGAGCGTGGCGTGACGATTGTCGGTTACGACCCGGTGGTCGCGCGACCCGAGATCGCCGCGCTCGGCATTGAGGTCGCGCGCACGAGCGCCGAGGTGTTCCGCGACGCCGACGCAGTTATCGTGATGACGAATCATCGCGCACTCCGCTCGCTCCCGATCCGCAAACTCCTCGCGCTCTCGCGCGCGGGCGTCCTCCTGTTTGATCCCTGGGCGCTCTATCAGCGTGATGAAGTCATGAAGGTTGTGGGCGTAGACTATCGGATGTTGTGA
- a CDS encoding acylneuraminate cytidylyltransferase family protein — MNPYILAVIPARGGSKSVPRKNIKPLGGVPLLAHMLRSALASSSLSRVVVSSEDEEVLDIAASLGGREVALRRPVELALDTTPDVPMLQHATSEIEREMGRAVDYVVQLHATTPFLTAADIDEALEMLVARREADSIVSVYEVRDFHPVKMKRVRADGFLEQYVSGTEELTTSRRQDFESVYKRNGGLYAARRSVVMELGRVWGEKVLPYIMPHERSVDINSATDFLVAEAIYRSLKERGEL; from the coding sequence ATGAACCCATATATACTCGCCGTTATACCCGCGCGCGGAGGGTCCAAGAGCGTGCCGCGGAAGAATATCAAGCCGCTTGGCGGCGTGCCGCTCCTTGCGCACATGCTGCGCTCGGCACTGGCGAGCTCGAGTCTCAGCCGCGTCGTTGTTTCTTCCGAGGACGAGGAGGTGCTCGATATCGCTGCTTCTTTGGGAGGCAGGGAAGTCGCGCTTCGGAGGCCAGTGGAGCTTGCACTTGATACGACCCCGGATGTCCCCATGCTCCAACATGCGACGAGCGAGATTGAGCGCGAGATGGGGCGCGCGGTAGACTATGTGGTGCAGCTCCACGCAACGACACCATTTCTTACCGCCGCCGATATTGACGAGGCGCTCGAGATGCTTGTCGCGCGCCGCGAGGCAGACTCTATTGTCAGTGTATATGAAGTGAGAGATTTTCACCCGGTGAAGATGAAGCGAGTGCGCGCCGATGGTTTCCTTGAGCAATATGTCTCGGGTACCGAGGAGCTTACGACCTCCCGTAGGCAGGATTTCGAGTCGGTCTATAAGCGAAACGGCGGGCTCTACGCGGCGAGACGCTCGGTCGTCATGGAGCTGGGGAGAGTGTGGGGAGAAAAAGTGCTACCATACATCATGCCGCACGAGCGCTCGGTGGATATCAACAGCGCGACTGATTTTCTAGTCGCTGAGGCGATCTACCGATCACTCAAAGAGCGCGGGGAGTTGTGA
- a CDS encoding acylneuraminate cytidylyltransferase family protein produces MNAKTTPFLKQRVILGVITARGGSKGIPGKNIKPLGGKPLIAFSIEAARGSTFLTHCIVSTDSEEIADVARTCGGKVPFVRPAELATDHAPHVPVMQHAISFMEEREGRKFDYAVILQPTSPFRTPEDIDETLRILIESGAESAVTLVEVANADHPVKAKRIENGRVLPYTMAEPEGARRQDLPTAYRRSGAVYAMRRDTIMAGRLYGESVVGHVVPRERSVDIDEPLDWLKAEWMLENLKRKGYRF; encoded by the coding sequence ATGAACGCGAAAACGACACCTTTTCTTAAGCAGCGCGTGATCCTCGGCGTCATTACGGCACGGGGCGGCTCAAAGGGCATTCCTGGGAAAAATATAAAGCCGCTCGGCGGCAAACCCCTAATTGCTTTTTCAATCGAGGCGGCCCGAGGCAGCACGTTTCTCACGCATTGCATCGTTTCAACAGACAGCGAAGAGATCGCGGACGTCGCGCGGACTTGTGGCGGAAAGGTGCCATTCGTACGCCCGGCCGAGCTTGCGACTGATCACGCACCACACGTGCCGGTGATGCAGCACGCGATTTCCTTTATGGAGGAGCGTGAGGGCAGGAAGTTCGATTATGCCGTGATACTCCAACCGACCTCGCCGTTTCGCACGCCGGAGGACATTGACGAGACGCTCCGAATCTTGATTGAGAGCGGGGCGGAGAGCGCGGTGACGCTCGTCGAAGTCGCCAACGCGGACCATCCGGTGAAGGCAAAGCGGATCGAGAACGGTCGCGTGCTTCCGTACACCATGGCAGAACCGGAAGGTGCGCGTCGCCAGGATCTGCCGACCGCATATCGCAGGAGCGGCGCAGTCTACGCCATGCGGCGTGATACTATCATGGCTGGACGATTGTATGGAGAGAGCGTCGTCGGACATGTCGTGCCGCGGGAGCGCTCGGTGGACATAGACGAACCGCTTGATTGGCTCAAAGCGGAGTGGATGCTTGAGAATTTGAAGCGAAAAGGGTACAGATTTTAA
- a CDS encoding EamA family transporter yields the protein MTILFLALMLSGTFALGISDVLRRKHLKDGLNDQALLVITLFLTGILLLPILVLVGIPEIEDGFWSAVAITGFLNLISQNLFVRAFKLSDASLIAPLRLIIPPLVIFTGFLFLNEKPSLAGVVGIFITMSGLWFLLGGGKIFRYQNRQSSIKDRGVAYGLIGSVLFAASFPFDKIAVVRSSALFATFFIFTSLGILTYVINMMYDRKFTTTVIESFTQHCKAHMLISLFSSVGVVLTNQALHYSLVAYASSLKRLQALWTVVIAGKFLEEREMGRRAIATLLMFIGILPSVFLN from the coding sequence ATGACGATTCTCTTTCTTGCATTAATGTTAAGCGGTACTTTTGCGCTCGGCATTAGCGATGTTTTGAGAAGGAAGCATCTGAAAGATGGTCTGAACGATCAGGCGCTCCTCGTCATTACTTTGTTTCTCACCGGAATATTGTTATTACCAATTCTTGTCCTGGTTGGGATTCCAGAGATTGAGGACGGTTTTTGGTCCGCTGTCGCTATAACGGGTTTTTTAAATTTAATATCACAGAACTTATTTGTTCGGGCTTTTAAGTTGAGTGATGCGTCTCTTATTGCGCCTCTACGTCTCATTATCCCACCGCTAGTCATTTTTACTGGATTTTTGTTTTTAAATGAGAAACCGTCTTTGGCCGGTGTTGTTGGAATTTTTATAACGATGTCGGGTCTCTGGTTTTTACTTGGTGGAGGCAAAATTTTTAGATATCAGAACAGGCAATCCTCGATAAAGGATAGAGGGGTTGCATATGGGCTTATCGGTTCTGTTCTTTTTGCCGCTTCCTTTCCTTTTGATAAAATTGCAGTCGTGCGATCCTCGGCGCTGTTCGCAACTTTTTTTATTTTTACATCGCTTGGCATTCTTACCTATGTAATCAATATGATGTACGATCGGAAATTTACCACCACCGTTATCGAATCTTTTACGCAGCATTGCAAGGCGCATATGCTTATTTCATTGTTTAGCAGTGTGGGCGTTGTGTTAACAAACCAGGCGTTACATTACTCTCTCGTAGCATACGCATCAAGCCTGAAAAGGCTCCAAGCGCTATGGACAGTGGTTATAGCGGGCAAATTTCTCGAAGAGAGAGAAATGGGCCGCCGAGCGATAGCAACGCTATTAATGTTTATAGGGATTCTTCCTTCTGTTTTTTTGAATTGA
- a CDS encoding class I SAM-dependent methyltransferase, translated as MDSREYWDNKIIAWEDSLSSSEGLSFVETLASKFRKPLKVRSELCLDILKKNARNKSVLELGCGSGYFAFRMRREAGPHSIVGVDVSRRAIERARRLQKELDITGGLAFIEGDANSIHLPKADITVGLGFLDYLTAEEIVALFKNLKSEYFVFTFSEKKFSLLRLLHMLYLISQRCPKHYYYTKYDMRLCAEQRHKDVRIISHHTMLFGCIIHNLPY; from the coding sequence ATGGACAGTAGGGAATACTGGGATAACAAAATTATTGCGTGGGAAGATTCGCTCTCCTCGAGCGAAGGTCTTTCATTTGTCGAAACGCTCGCCTCGAAGTTTCGAAAACCTCTCAAGGTGCGGAGCGAGTTGTGTCTGGATATCCTAAAAAAGAATGCGCGAAATAAATCAGTTTTGGAGCTGGGGTGCGGCTCGGGCTATTTTGCATTTCGGATGCGTCGGGAAGCCGGACCGCACAGCATCGTCGGAGTTGATGTTTCTCGCAGGGCCATCGAGCGCGCCAGGAGACTCCAGAAAGAATTAGACATTACCGGAGGGCTCGCGTTTATTGAGGGGGACGCGAACAGCATACATCTTCCAAAAGCGGATATTACCGTAGGTCTTGGTTTTCTGGATTATCTCACTGCAGAGGAAATTGTCGCGCTGTTTAAAAACTTAAAAAGCGAGTATTTTGTATTCACTTTTTCCGAGAAGAAATTTTCATTACTGAGATTACTGCACATGCTCTATCTCATTTCCCAACGCTGTCCAAAACACTATTATTATACAAAATACGACATGAGACTATGTGCTGAACAGAGGCACAAGGACGTTCGAATCATAAGCCACCATACGATGCTGTTTGGGTGTATCATCCATAATCTTCCCTATTAA
- a CDS encoding polysaccharide deacetylase family protein — translation MKNILSIDTESWIHFYEDALKIKKTSSDERKIMDDGYIRHAIEKILDVLDEFEQKATFFIVAEIYDWHPRAVEEIQNRGHEIAYHTHTHPLLTKAAILERELVLSKKFIKKFNPKGFRAPLMYLPPDSWRYLKKYGFKYSSSTYDAYAVFNYEGIDEIPVSIVAYRKASVSKELPKNLTMSLLLRSIPIGSGLFMALLKARGTSYFIRKLNERGIPAILFIHPWQLYETKEIASIPFKMKLLLKNPFCLPYTSNIQKMARTLLQAHTFTSFQDYYYGQ, via the coding sequence ATGAAAAATATTCTCTCAATTGATACGGAGTCGTGGATACATTTCTATGAGGATGCGCTTAAGATTAAAAAAACATCCTCTGACGAGAGAAAGATAATGGACGACGGCTATATCCGGCACGCAATAGAAAAAATACTGGATGTACTTGACGAGTTTGAACAGAAAGCGACCTTCTTTATAGTCGCTGAGATATATGATTGGCACCCTCGTGCGGTTGAGGAGATACAAAATAGGGGCCATGAAATCGCGTATCATACACACACCCATCCCCTTTTAACGAAAGCGGCGATTCTAGAGCGGGAGTTGGTTCTTTCAAAAAAATTTATAAAAAAATTTAATCCTAAAGGGTTTCGCGCTCCTCTGATGTATCTCCCGCCAGACTCGTGGCGGTATTTGAAAAAATACGGTTTTAAGTACTCTTCTTCAACGTACGATGCATATGCAGTTTTTAATTATGAAGGGATAGACGAGATACCCGTCTCGATTGTCGCGTATCGTAAAGCCAGCGTTTCAAAAGAGCTTCCAAAAAATTTGACGATGAGCCTCTTGCTCCGTTCGATACCGATCGGAAGCGGTCTTTTTATGGCGCTTTTGAAAGCGAGAGGCACCTCTTATTTTATAAGAAAACTAAATGAGCGGGGAATTCCTGCCATTTTATTTATACATCCCTGGCAGCTCTATGAGACAAAAGAGATAGCCTCAATTCCGTTTAAGATGAAATTGCTTTTAAAAAATCCGTTCTGTCTGCCGTATACCAGCAACATACAAAAAATGGCACGAACACTATTGCAGGCGCACACCTTTACTTCATTTCAGGATTATTATTATGGACAGTAG
- a CDS encoding glycosyltransferase codes for MRVQSYISAVIPVYNEAENIVKTVSAIHRYFLERGYTNEIIVVDDGSTDGTAGVLRKNFNSSDIKLISHGHNRGKGAAVKTGMLAASGGVRFFIDADGQISLEYLDEFLEHIIQGYDVVIGSTGLLSARLDLCDYRFFLGSLSKIAIPLVMGWSIRDSQRGFKMFNEEAARTLFGLQTLDGWGFDIEILAIATQAGLKIKEVPITYKASKESKVRVTSYMRTLLELFTVKKNIVMGKYGQRRTDWNSYYNEQRSAPIYIKFFRKTKSKVLVDFIQKYISYPHTMRVVELGGGDSCFYSLIKDRFSPKEYHVVDNNDVSLKKFEDKFGSDTGTFLHRADVLVVQNEPQADLVFSVGLIEHFSPEDTKRAIVGHFSLLSSGGLAIIAFPTPTLLYRFARRVAVLVGKWIYHDERPLTMHEVETTVKEHGTIIEQKIIWPILLTQAVIVAKKK; via the coding sequence ATGAGGGTACAATCGTATATTTCGGCCGTCATTCCTGTGTACAACGAAGCGGAGAATATAGTGAAAACTGTCTCTGCCATCCACAGATACTTTTTAGAGCGCGGCTACACGAATGAGATAATCGTGGTCGATGACGGTTCCACGGACGGCACGGCCGGAGTGTTAAGGAAAAATTTTAATTCGTCAGACATAAAGTTAATTTCGCACGGCCACAATCGGGGCAAGGGCGCTGCGGTAAAAACCGGCATGCTGGCTGCGTCAGGGGGTGTTAGATTTTTTATAGATGCCGATGGCCAGATATCTCTTGAATACTTAGACGAGTTTTTGGAGCATATCATCCAGGGATACGATGTCGTGATCGGCTCAACCGGTCTTTTATCCGCTCGACTGGATCTGTGTGATTATCGTTTTTTCCTTGGATCTTTGTCTAAAATCGCAATACCCCTAGTTATGGGCTGGTCTATCAGAGACAGCCAGAGAGGTTTTAAGATGTTTAACGAGGAGGCTGCGCGTACACTCTTTGGACTCCAGACACTAGATGGCTGGGGTTTTGATATTGAAATATTAGCAATAGCGACTCAAGCCGGATTGAAAATAAAAGAAGTACCCATAACGTACAAAGCGAGCAAAGAATCCAAGGTCCGCGTAACGTCCTATATGCGTACCCTCCTTGAGCTTTTTACCGTAAAAAAAAATATTGTCATGGGCAAATATGGACAGAGAAGGACGGATTGGAATTCATATTATAACGAACAGCGCTCAGCGCCGATATACATTAAATTTTTTCGAAAAACCAAGAGCAAGGTCTTAGTTGACTTCATACAAAAATATATTTCCTACCCTCATACTATGAGGGTTGTTGAGCTCGGCGGCGGTGACAGTTGTTTCTACTCGCTCATAAAAGATAGGTTTAGCCCGAAAGAATATCATGTTGTTGACAATAACGACGTAAGTCTTAAAAAATTTGAAGACAAGTTTGGTTCCGATACAGGCACCTTTCTTCATAGAGCCGATGTTTTAGTCGTACAGAACGAACCGCAAGCTGACCTCGTGTTTAGTGTCGGGCTCATAGAGCATTTTTCTCCGGAAGATACCAAACGTGCTATTGTAGGCCACTTCAGTCTGCTTTCTTCTGGAGGGCTCGCAATCATCGCTTTCCCGACCCCGACACTCTTATACCGTTTTGCGAGGCGCGTCGCCGTCCTCGTTGGGAAGTGGATATATCACGATGAACGTCCACTCACCATGCACGAAGTCGAAACGACTGTTAAGGAACACGGGACTATTATCGAGCAAAAAATTATTTGGCCCATACTGCTCACGCAAGCAGTCATCGTTGCGAAGAAGAAGTAA